Genomic segment of Mytilus edulis chromosome 12, xbMytEdul2.2, whole genome shotgun sequence:
GTGTAAGAACAAATGAGCATGCGTAATGTTACTGTCAGAATGTAAGAACAAATGAGCATGCGTAGTGTTACTGTCAGAATGGAAGAACACATGGGCATGCGTAGTGTTACTGTCAGAATGTAAGAACAAATGGACATGCGTAGTGTTACTGGCAGAATGTAAGAACAAATGAGCATGCGTAGTGTTACTATCAGAATGTAAGAACAAATGGGATAATCGTGCACGGGcaaaacaaatttatttgataatCATAATACTAGCTATTAATTAGACCGTAATCGGCAATTGGACAAAAAGAGTTATTTGTCGTTTTATTTTTTCTTGGGCTACTTGTAGGTTTGTTTCCCTCATTTCTTTTCTAATCGCTATCGCCACTGCCATTTATCATATTATGTTAAGGAAGCTagcttgtcatgttttagattttttgtcagattttcggaatcctctgcttttatccatttaaatgccttgaaaaaaaattgcccggtgacccccatttttcgttttgtaaatcttttacataaataatgataagccatctgtaaaagtcttataaaattttaattacttttttacagtttttgagaacttcaacttgtcaatgataaagctatgaaaagtcaagagagaatattttcccgcaaaaatttcaatgacttatatctcgaaacctatatattttttttgctctttggaatcctttattaatcccctatctatataaactaatgttttgaaaagttaattactttgaaactgagaagcgaactcccttaaacgGTATAACAGACTGTTAGGAATTAAATCTcatatttgtttaatgtgtttctACCACCATTTTATAGTCATATGCACTCGattgataatttttaaagatGTTAATATGGTGATCTTAGATCTCATGTTCTCttattttttgttgcatttctaCATTATAAATGCAATATTTATTCAATAGGTGCAAAAGAGACAAGCAGACTTTGAATCATTACATGCAAAGTTAACAGAAAAATTTCCCGCCACAATTCTGCCCTCGTTGCCAAAGAAAACATTAATAACATCTGAGAATGCTGTTAAAGAGAAGAAGTTGACATTGGAGAAGTTTTTACAGTTCATTGCTGTCACAAACAAATTAGTCAATTGTTCTGTCTTTCTTGAGTTTTTAGGTAAGTACATGTACAAGCTGTTcgatggtgttttttttttttttagtttttgtcaaATAACTTGAATTTTACAAACATATCAAGGTCTATCCCCCTAAAAAGGAAAACAATCCTGTACTTTTTTCTTAAATACGAGCTGAATTATTTTTATTGACTATGTTAGGATTGTTTGATAGTTTGACTGGTGCCACCAAAGGGGGCAAGATCTGCTAACCCTTTTGGAGCACAGCCACATGAAATCACCCAGTTGTAGTGGTGTTCATGTTgttcagtttttagttttttaatctaccatacatgtatatagtattcTATTGtggtcttttcatttttttttccgTTTGTTTGTGTTGCATATCGTCTGTTTTCTTCTACTTATAATGAGTTTTGAATgttcatttggtatctttcgtaaatatatatatatataagaataaataaaaatgaatgatttTCTTGGCCAGTTTCAATCGTTTTAGCTGAAAACAGCTGTGTATTACCATATTGACGCATAATGTCAGATATCGGACACGCGAGTTTAGATTCATCTTACAATAATTTAGCAAACACCGCAGTTACTAGGTTTACACGATGTTTGCCTTATTTTTTGCGTCTGTCCTTAGTTTTAAGGAATCGATCAAAGAATTGTTAGTATTCCTGTCAGACACTTATAAAGCAGACTCTTATTTGTAGTAACTGCACTTATTTTAATTGTAGGTGTAAATGCAATAAAAGCAGGAAAGTTCCGAACGGACGTTGCCGAAACGGATGATGCACAACAAGAGACAACAGACGCAGTTGATAAAGAAGATGAAAAAGACGACGGAGAACAAGAACAGGCAAGGTAAGTCTGCATGTTCACTGATGACTGAAAAGAGAGAAGAAAATTGAAGTGGATTTTTCAATGAATCGGTCCGATTTAGACCTCACTATAAAACGCTTgacttattttaaaataaattgcttcgcGTATGTTATACAtgtgtttaatttgtctttacaGTGACATGTTCGGTGACggtatattttacatttgtctttaCAGTGACATGTTCGGTGACGGTATATTTTAAATTTGTCTTTACAGTGACGTTTGGTGATGGTTTATgatataaatgtgtttaattttgtCTTATCAGTGACATGCTTGGTGACGGTATATGTTATATATGTTCTTAATTTGTCTTTACAGTGACATGTTTGGTGACGGTTTATgttaaatatgtgtttaatttgtCTGTAAAGTGGCATGTTTGGTGACGGTTTATGTTATATATGTGTTTAATTTTGTCTTTACAGTGACATGTTTGGTGACcgtaaatgttatatatgtgtttaatttgtctttacaGTGACATGTTCGGTGACtgtatattatatatgtgtttaatTTTGTCTTTACAGTGACATGTTTGGTGACGgtaaatgttatatatgtgttTAATTTTGTCTTTACAGTGACATGTTCGGTGACGGTATATTCTATATTtgtgtttaatttgtctttacaGTGACATGTTTGTTGACGGTATGTGTcataaatgtgttaatttatcCTTACAGTGACGTGTTTGGTGAcggtatataatatatatatatatgtgttgaaTTTGTCTTCACAGTGACATGTTCGATGACGGTATATGTTATATAtgtgttaaatttgtttttacatgCAGTGACATGTTCGGTGACggtatattatatacatgtatatgtgtgtaCTTTGTCTTTACAGTGACATGTTTGGTGACGGTTTAGTATATATAtgtgtttaatttgtctttacaGTGACATGTTTGGTGATGGTTTACGATATATATGTGTTTAATTTTGTCTTATCAGTGACATGCTTGGTGACGGTATATGTTATATATGTTCTTAATTTGTCTTAGCAGTGACAGGTTTGATGACGGTTTATgttaaatatgtgtttaatttgtCTTAACAGTGACATGTTCGGTGACGGTATATTCTATCTCtgtgtttaatttgtctttaaagtGGCATGTTTGGTGACGgtaaatgttatatatgtgttTAATTTTGTCTTTACAGTGACATGTTCGGTGACGGTATATTCTATATTTGCGTTTAATTTGTCTTTACAGTGACTGTTTGTTGACGGTATATGTcataaatgtgttaatttatcCTAACAGTGACATGTTTTGTGAcggtatataatatatatatatatatatgtgtgttgaATTTGTCTTCACAGTGACATGTTCGATGACGGTATATGTTATATAtgtgttaaatttgtttttacatgCAGTGACATGTTCGGTGACGgtatattattacatgtatatgtgtgtACTTTGTCTTTACAGTGATATGTTTGGTGACGGTTTAGTATATATAtgtgtttaatttgtctttacaGTGACATGTTTGGTGATGGTTTACGATATTTATGTGTTTAATTTTGTCTTATCAGTGACATGCTTGGTGACGGTATATGTTATATAtgtgtttaatttgtctttacaGTGACATTTTCGGTGACGGTATATTCTATATTTGCGTTTAATTTGTCTTTACAGTGACATGTTTGTTGACGGTTTATGTTATATATGTGTTTAATTTTGTCTTTACAGAGACATGTTTGGTGACtgtaaatgttatatatgtgttTAATTTTGTCTTGACAGGGACATGTTTGGTGACGGTATCTGTTATATGTGTTTACTTTGTCTTTACAGGGACATGTTCGGTGACGGTATGTTATATAtgtgtttaatttgtctttacaGTGACATGTTTGGTGACGGTTTATGTTATATAtgtgtttaatttgtctttacaGTGACATGTTTAGTGACGGtataatttacattaattttgtctTTACAGTGAATTGTTGGGTGACGGTATATGTTATACAtgtgtttaatttgtctttacaGTGACATGTTCGGTGACGGTATATGTTTTATAtgtgtttaatttgtctttacaGTGACATGTTTAGTGACGGtataatttacattaattttgtctTTACAGTGACATGTTTGGTGACGgtaaatgttatatatgtgtttaatttgtctttacaGTGACATGTTCGGTGACggtatattttacatttgtctttaCAGTGACATGTTCGGTGACGTTATAATTTACATTTGTCTTTACAGTGACATGTCTAGTGACGGTTATGTTATACAtgtgtttaatttgtctttacaGTGACATGTTTGGTGACGGTATAGATGATGACGATGAATCAGATTTGTTCGCAACAGACATGTTTCCAGAAGATTCGTCGTCAAACACATTCTTCCAAGGTATGGAAACGATAAGTTTTAAACAATACATAACAAAGATGTCAGGAAGTATGattctttttacaaaaaattaaaaatgtaaccCAATAATATTTTGGCGTAAGCATCTTTCCGCAGAGGAATTTGAACCCCTGATTCTATAACTTAGTGGCAACGCTGCCTGCACTGGCGTCCAAATCCTTAGACCACTCGACCAAATAGGCGCTATATAAAATTTAGCTTTCGTTAGTTGATTCAGTCATTTTTATCTGAGGTTATATTAAAGTACTAGACGTATGCCacacaaacaaaaaattcagTGATGCGTTGCTGCCTTTCgtaatttggcaaaaaaaaaaaaaaaatcaatttaattgtTCGTTCCGAATACCTCAGCAGTTCATATCCAGTTTTCAGATTAACGCCTCCCTTTTCAAAAATCCTGGATCTGGTTCTAGTGAATGCAATAGTCGCAGGGTATATACTTAGGTTTACTgaattatttatttgtgttcctTGTAGAGGACACCAAAATATTTGACAATCCCGACCTGAGAGGTAGTATAGAAGATGGAGAggaaaatgatttatttgttcCTGGGTCTAACATTCCCGCCATAATAACAAAAACTGTACGTGTACCAGACGAGGACAATTCTGATCTTCTAAAGTGAGTAGATTTCTTAAGGAACATTTATTCAAATCAGTTTATAGTATCATCTTTAATTTATAATGACGGGTTTTCTGTGATATGCAATGACTGTAACTCGTTATGTTTTTCTATAGTACATTGAAAATATATGTCATAATTGGTTTTGcactttcttttaaatttcttttcattgacGATATAATGTGGTTACTTAATTGTTTAATGCTATGCAAGGGTCTGAATGAGAGGTCCTTCAATTCTGTATTCTGTATTTTTTCTGTTATTCTTTTTGGTTAaacattattctcttttcttaatttttttgccCATATCTCATCGGTGTATTGTTCTGCAGTATTGACTTATCATTCTCCATTATGTAAACGTCTAATAAAACCACTCATTAATTGTTTGTGATTTCTTTATTATTTCTAGAATAGAGGACGATTTAAGTAGTTTTCTTAGTGTAGAAAGTCAGAAGACAGACACAGAAGACAGTAATATAACCAATCTAAAACCAGCACCAAAACAAAAGCCAACAACTTCACCGAAACCTTCGATTTCACCAAAACCAGGACTTAGTGTTAAACCTGCATTGCCCGCCAAACCAGTATCGACAGCAACTAAACCGGAAACAAATATAATTAGTGTTTCCGAATCAGATATTCGAACGAACTCTAAAAATTCCCCAAAGGAAATAAATCCAATACCGAAAACTACAACCCCGTCTAGACCCCCGATTCCGAAGAAACCAAGTAAACAACCAATCATAGAAGACGATAAAATCATGAAGACTGATAGTAATGGACAAAAGTCACGTGAGGTTCAGTCTTTGGAAACAAACGATATTTTACAATACATCGAAGCTAACACTGAACAAGAAGACGATATTGACCTTTTCTCGTGAACCTGATTTAACTTTAagctttttcaatgtttttttgataaaatattatatgtatcgtttgaattgtttaacattttttactcagtaaaattgagaatgaaagtggggaatgtgtcaaagagacaacaacccgaccaaaaagcagaaaacagtcgaagaccaccaatgggccttcaacacagcgagaaatcCTACACACGAAGGTTAGCGTCGGCTTGCCCATCAAGAAACAAAGTGTGcactagtttcttgtgtatagttcggagtttagtatggcggcCATTATAACTGTACTAGTTTAGATAtgtgttaaggggccagctgatggaCGCCTCTTGGTGCGGGAGTTTCTgcctgcattgaagacctattggtgaccttctgataAATTTGTTATTCTGCCAATCAGGttttttaaatggtttgatacagCTTTTGAGATAATCTCTGATATGTTGATAAATAAGATAGAGTTGAAGATGTAAATTCTTTATTACAATAAATAGATTTCAACATATATACAGAGCATAcgatatgatatatacatgtagtacttgaaattatatatatatacaaatggaaCTTTTGTGTtggttaagaaaacaaaaaatggtTTCACATGCAGTTTGTTAATTGGAACTCAATTAAAACTGTCATTTTACTCAAAATCTCGGAAGGGATCTCCTCTACCATAGAATGAGGTAAATTCTGAGCTAGGAACTTTAAAGTGGCCGATTTTCTCTTCGCTGTTTCGAATTCTTGGTTGGCTAGTACGTTTTTCGTTTACAGATGGTACAATGTCCGTTATCAAATTTTTCACCATATCATCTATATTCCGATATGTGAAAGATGGCATGAACTCGATGCAAATATCTTCAGGATTTTTTCGTCTAATTGAAAATGAATCTTTTTCGGAGAAAAAAGCGCTGAATTCGTCATCGTACGATTTAAATCCTCCCGAAGAAAATCCAGGCGTGCAGTGTGCATAGTAATCATATCTTTTGTCGTTTCTTTTTCTGACGTCATAATCTCGTTCACGTCTCGCATGCTCTGCTTTGTAATCTCGCTTTTTCTCGTACTTTTTTGCCCGAcgatatttttccatttcttttaGTTCCCTTTCATGCATGTTCCTTCTATCTTTTGATTTCAGGACCTCGTAAGAATTAGTTATGTTTTTGAACTTTTCTTCCGCCTTTGGGTCATTATTTTTGTCAGGGTGTAAAATTTTGGCAAGAGATTTGTATGTTCTTTTAATCTCTTCTTCCGAAGTTCCAGGTTTCAATCCAAGAACTGCAAAATGATTGACTCCCGGATTTGTCATTTTCCTTTCTGAAAGATAATAAAAATGCTTTCGTTTTAAATCTATTTAAGTCCATGGAAAGGacgtacaatgtacatgtacccCCTTTCTAAATCATGAAACCGTTATCTAAACCAGTCTGATTGAAATCAAACCTCTTAGCGCTCTCGTTTTCTGAAATGTCGCgtatatcagaaaacgggagcgctGAGAGGTTTGATTTTAATCAGACTGTAAACAAAC
This window contains:
- the LOC139499058 gene encoding HCLS1-binding protein 3-like, producing MPSAIVTVRDLKNKDSGIDISIPVYKEIKGLLHSSWEFYVVVVSNLQYFKSPKHKDNDVVQFMVQKRQADFESLHAKLTEKFPATILPSLPKKTLITSENAVKEKKLTLEKFLQFIAVTNKLVNCSVFLEFLGVNAIKAGKFRTDVAETDDAQQETTDAVDKEDEKDDGEQEQASDMFGDGIDDDDESDLFATDMFPEDSSSNTFFQEDTKIFDNPDLRGSIEDGEENDLFVPGSNIPAIITKTVRVPDEDNSDLLKIEDDLSSFLSVESQKTDTEDSNITNLKPAPKQKPTTSPKPSISPKPGLSVKPALPAKPVSTATKPETNIISVSESDIRTNSKNSPKEINPIPKTTTPSRPPIPKKPSKQPIIEDDKIMKTDSNGQKSREVQSLETNDILQYIEANTEQEDDIDLFS